One part of the Gemmatimonadaceae bacterium genome encodes these proteins:
- a CDS encoding translocation/assembly module TamB domain-containing protein, whose translation MSRRRVVVLASAATIFLLVGLLGLALVFTTRTDWGREQIRSYVQNTLNSRVKGGKWHVGRISGSLFTELVVDSFAIREPNDSLFISTGRVSVRFDPRDLWDRRILVRELRVEHPVVYVRQDSLEKWNFRKIFPSGPPGAPRTTRNFGDYIVVTNAELHQLAFHLTMPWEPADSLSGARRDSAVTHGLTRPDKKIRRSGGHFTITRSWTQGDLRVAHARIADPDSAGRFFLVERLDVDEFDPPLRISNAVGTVRLLGDSAWVDFSRFQLPGSRGSGAGKVWWGSDLPARYDLKVRGDSVSLADVDWVYPTLPTTGGGSMDLTIRNERDLHVLDYVLSNMDVETTGSRLRGSMTFGVGGPVLIVKDVDVETTPIDWALIEQLSGEPLPFPWRGKITARVRASGGPVNRFTVDDATFAFVDANVPGARASGRARGDLDILFPAFTRFNGFDVTIDRFDLATLQFLNPAFPRLDGWIDGRARLDSVWTDVRFRSGDITHHFEELPASRVTGSGRVTIGEKFLTYDVAMQASPIELTTIARAWPELALEQRGSLTGPVRLQGTAEDLDVSTELTGAPGTYGFDGRVDIDSVGGYAWRGSLRFTDANLRVLYDTSSLPITALTGSAEVDVRGDSLANYVGTLGIDLMRSRIDSTRLYEGARARLAFLDGRLRIDSLGVETPIGRLRARGGLGLRADQADSMSVRLEADSLGGLRPYLNREAVDSVARAAVDNDSLFGEVTASLTLAGSIDTLDVRGSVDARALDAFRTTAERARVQLDLVAVGLPGLRGTASATGDTVAVAGIVFRHAAIDATFHDADSVDVRLMAEQSTGPTIDATANVGTRGDTTTVLLSQGRVGFGDHEWLLDRPGRIRWWPEAFAIDSVSLAGNRGAHLLVHGTASDVAPVAMRLMVDSMALEDLAALGQSRVKLAGAMSLDVRATGTRLDPILDVRGRLVGTKVGQVNLAETSLSGRYADRRFTGALAVLRGDTAVLQVEGNVPVDLAFASRSRRLLDDSMRVSVVSRDVDLKLVESFTPAVSNAAGRLNANLSIAGRPRATALEGFVRVDSARAFVTDLGVEVRDFFADLRAARDTIRIERFSMLSGETARSRLSLDGFVALNNAEDREFSLNLNATNFHVVDRRRIGDLTMSAGLRFRGRESASVLTGDVTVDNGYIVIPELTSKQIVDIDDPEFAALVDTSLTGTRAVLPELPRLLRGLTAQNVQIAMGSDVRLRSSEANIKLGGSVNVIRASGLSATGVPQLAVEGALRTERGTFLMRFGDVLYRLFSIEGGEVRFFGDADFNPTLNIRALYSVRQASQLYSNRNIRIRALLLGTLAQPRIALESADSLQLSQSDLIAYLLTGRPSGDIGGLDASYDLLLTNIGSSLSARYSGRFFDYIQLQSVSGSLSNLQNTRRSQSLFAGLAGTQLGVGKQLNDRTFASLTTGFCPLQQFLGGAAATNNFRASEMIGFSLEYTIRSGLGVSVSREPPLAAMLCSNETLGFAATRGSQWSLDLFRTWRW comes from the coding sequence ATGTCGCGCCGGCGCGTCGTCGTGCTCGCCAGTGCGGCGACGATCTTCCTGCTGGTGGGGCTCCTCGGGCTCGCGCTGGTGTTCACCACGCGAACGGACTGGGGGCGCGAACAGATTCGCTCCTACGTCCAGAACACGCTCAACAGTCGCGTGAAGGGAGGCAAGTGGCACGTGGGAAGGATCAGCGGGTCGCTGTTCACGGAACTGGTGGTCGACTCGTTCGCCATCCGCGAGCCCAACGATTCGCTCTTCATTTCCACCGGACGGGTCAGCGTGCGGTTCGACCCGCGCGACCTGTGGGATCGCCGCATCCTGGTCCGCGAACTTCGCGTGGAACACCCCGTGGTGTACGTGCGCCAGGACTCGCTGGAGAAGTGGAACTTCCGGAAGATCTTCCCGTCAGGTCCGCCCGGCGCTCCACGCACCACGCGCAACTTTGGCGACTACATCGTGGTCACCAACGCCGAGCTGCATCAACTCGCGTTTCACCTGACGATGCCGTGGGAGCCCGCCGACTCACTGTCGGGCGCGCGTCGCGACAGCGCGGTCACCCACGGCCTGACGCGACCGGACAAGAAGATCCGACGGAGCGGCGGCCACTTCACGATCACGCGCAGCTGGACCCAGGGCGACCTCAGGGTCGCGCACGCTCGCATTGCCGACCCCGATTCCGCTGGCCGCTTCTTTCTGGTGGAGCGACTGGATGTCGATGAGTTCGATCCGCCGCTCCGGATCTCGAACGCCGTCGGGACTGTGCGGCTGCTCGGGGACTCCGCCTGGGTCGACTTCTCCCGGTTCCAGTTACCCGGCTCGCGAGGCAGTGGCGCCGGCAAGGTGTGGTGGGGCAGCGATCTCCCTGCGCGTTACGACCTCAAGGTGCGGGGCGATTCGGTTTCGCTCGCCGACGTGGACTGGGTGTATCCCACGCTGCCGACGACCGGCGGGGGGTCGATGGACCTCACCATCCGGAACGAGCGCGACCTGCACGTGCTCGACTACGTCCTCTCGAACATGGACGTGGAGACCACCGGGTCACGCCTTCGGGGGAGCATGACGTTCGGCGTCGGCGGGCCGGTGCTGATCGTGAAGGACGTCGACGTCGAGACGACGCCGATCGACTGGGCGCTCATCGAACAACTGAGCGGAGAACCGTTGCCGTTTCCGTGGCGCGGCAAGATCACGGCTCGTGTGCGCGCCAGCGGAGGCCCGGTGAACCGGTTCACCGTCGACGATGCCACCTTTGCGTTCGTCGATGCAAACGTCCCGGGCGCCCGGGCTTCCGGTCGCGCCCGCGGTGACCTCGACATCCTGTTTCCGGCGTTCACGCGCTTCAACGGATTCGACGTCACGATCGATCGCTTCGACCTGGCGACGCTCCAGTTCCTCAACCCGGCGTTTCCGCGTCTCGACGGATGGATCGACGGCCGAGCACGACTGGACTCGGTGTGGACCGACGTGCGATTCCGCAGCGGAGACATCACGCACCACTTCGAGGAGTTGCCGGCGAGCCGTGTCACCGGCTCGGGCCGCGTCACGATCGGGGAGAAGTTCCTCACCTACGACGTCGCCATGCAGGCCTCGCCGATCGAACTGACGACGATCGCGCGCGCGTGGCCGGAACTCGCGCTCGAACAGCGCGGATCGCTGACCGGACCCGTGCGCCTGCAGGGGACCGCCGAGGATCTCGATGTGTCCACCGAACTCACGGGTGCGCCGGGGACCTACGGTTTCGACGGCCGCGTCGACATCGATTCCGTCGGTGGCTACGCCTGGCGTGGCAGTCTGCGATTCACCGACGCGAACCTGCGGGTACTCTACGATACGTCGAGCCTGCCGATCACCGCGCTCACCGGCAGCGCAGAGGTAGATGTCCGGGGCGACTCGCTGGCGAACTACGTCGGCACGCTCGGCATCGACCTGATGCGCTCACGGATCGACAGCACGCGCCTGTACGAAGGAGCCCGCGCGCGCCTGGCGTTTCTTGATGGTCGCCTTCGCATCGACTCGCTCGGTGTGGAGACTCCGATCGGGCGTCTGCGCGCACGCGGCGGACTCGGCCTGCGCGCCGATCAGGCTGACTCGATGTCGGTCCGCCTCGAGGCCGATTCGCTTGGTGGACTTCGCCCGTACCTCAACCGCGAGGCCGTCGATTCGGTGGCGCGCGCGGCGGTGGACAATGACTCGCTCTTCGGGGAAGTCACCGCGTCGCTCACGCTGGCGGGGTCGATCGATACGCTGGACGTGCGAGGCTCGGTTGATGCGCGGGCGCTCGATGCGTTCCGGACCACGGCGGAGCGCGCGCGCGTGCAACTCGACTTGGTCGCCGTTGGCCTGCCCGGCCTGCGCGGGACGGCGTCGGCGACGGGTGACACGGTCGCGGTGGCCGGCATAGTGTTCCGACATGCCGCCATCGACGCCACGTTCCACGACGCGGACTCCGTGGACGTGCGCCTGATGGCCGAGCAGAGCACCGGGCCCACGATCGACGCCACGGCGAACGTTGGCACTCGGGGCGACACGACCACGGTCCTTCTGTCGCAGGGGCGCGTCGGGTTTGGCGACCACGAATGGTTGCTCGACCGCCCGGGGCGTATCCGGTGGTGGCCCGAAGCGTTTGCAATCGACTCCGTGTCGCTCGCCGGCAATCGGGGGGCACACCTCCTCGTGCACGGTACGGCGTCCGACGTCGCCCCGGTGGCGATGCGCCTCATGGTCGACTCCATGGCGCTGGAAGACCTGGCCGCGCTCGGCCAGTCGCGCGTGAAGCTGGCGGGCGCGATGAGCCTCGATGTGCGGGCGACCGGCACGCGGCTCGACCCGATCCTGGACGTTCGTGGCCGGCTGGTCGGCACGAAGGTGGGACAGGTGAACCTCGCGGAGACGTCGCTCTCGGGGCGGTACGCCGATCGACGATTCACCGGAGCACTCGCCGTGCTGCGGGGTGACACGGCCGTGCTGCAGGTCGAGGGGAACGTGCCGGTCGACCTCGCCTTCGCCTCGCGCTCGCGCCGGCTGCTCGACGACTCGATGCGCGTCTCCGTGGTCTCGCGCGACGTGGACCTCAAGCTGGTGGAGTCGTTCACGCCGGCGGTGAGCAACGCGGCGGGTCGGCTCAACGCCAACCTCTCGATTGCCGGCCGCCCGCGCGCGACGGCCCTCGAAGGCTTTGTCCGCGTGGACAGTGCGCGTGCGTTCGTGACGGACCTCGGGGTCGAGGTGCGGGATTTCTTCGCCGACCTGCGGGCCGCCCGCGACACGATCCGGATCGAGCGCTTCTCGATGCTGAGTGGCGAGACGGCGCGCAGCCGCCTGTCGCTCGACGGCTTTGTCGCGCTCAACAACGCCGAGGATCGCGAGTTCTCGCTCAACCTCAATGCGACGAACTTCCATGTCGTGGATCGGCGCCGCATCGGCGACCTGACCATGAGTGCCGGACTTCGCTTCCGGGGTCGCGAATCGGCATCCGTGCTTACCGGCGACGTGACGGTCGACAACGGCTACATCGTGATCCCGGAGCTCACGTCGAAGCAGATCGTGGACATCGACGACCCGGAGTTCGCGGCGCTGGTCGACACGTCACTCACGGGCACGCGGGCCGTCCTTCCCGAGCTTCCGCGACTGCTGCGCGGACTCACCGCGCAGAACGTGCAGATCGCGATGGGCTCCGACGTGCGGCTGCGGTCGTCCGAAGCCAACATCAAGCTCGGCGGGTCGGTGAACGTGATCCGGGCCAGCGGCCTTTCAGCGACCGGCGTCCCGCAGCTGGCCGTCGAAGGTGCGCTGCGGACCGAGCGCGGCACGTTCCTGATGCGCTTCGGTGACGTGTTGTACCGCCTCTTCTCGATCGAAGGGGGCGAGGTGCGGTTCTTCGGCGACGCCGACTTCAACCCGACGCTCAACATCCGGGCCCTGTATTCGGTGCGCCAGGCGAGCCAGCTGTACAGCAACCGCAACATCCGCATTCGCGCGCTCCTGCTCGGGACGCTCGCGCAGCCGCGCATTGCGCTCGAGAGCGCAGATTCGCTGCAGCTCTCGCAGTCCGACCTGATCGCGTACCTGCTGACCGGCCGGCCGAGCGGCGACATTGGAGGCCTCGACGCCTCGTATGACCTGCTGCTCACGAACATCGGGTCGAGCCTGTCGGCGCGGTACTCCGGCCGTTTCTTCGACTACATCCAGTTGCAGTCGGTGTCCGGGTCGCTCAGCAACCTCCAGAACACGCGTCGCAGCCAGAGTCTCTTTGCCGGGCTCGCGGGCACGCAGCTGGGCGTGGGCAAGCAGCTCAACGATCGCACGTTTGCGAGCCTGACGACCGGGTTCTGCCCGCTGCAGCAGTTTCTTGGCGGGGCCGCGGCGACGAACAACTTCCGCGCGAGCGAAATGATCGGCTTCTCGCTGGAGTACACCATCCGATCAGGGCTCGGCGTCTCGGTGAGCCGCGAACCTCCGCTCGCGGCGATGTTGTGCAGCAATGAAACGCTGGGCTTTGCGGCGACGCGCGGCTCGCAGTGGTCGCTCGACCTGTTCCGCACCTGGCGCTGGTGA
- a CDS encoding BamA/TamA family outer membrane protein yields MRRFVWLALASCLGAVPAAAQQVLCEGGLREVNAVDFRGNTTYRDDQLSVLIVTTPSTWARRLFRIVGTRLCYDSTVVLQDAQRLAFYYHERGFRGTRVRPTLPRQDEKSVDVRFDISEGRPLLIDSLAVNGLEDVPVRDRVLRNLPVRLGDRMDRALLDAMRDSITRRLRNSGYPTADVLRNIDTDTAALRAKVWFEAAPGPRMRIGAIEIAVSPARGTGEASVRPARVRETLGIDAGDVFSQRDLEGVKRGLYLTEAFQHVDVSVDSASLQDRVDSLVKVNVNLVEGDLRGARAAIGWGNYDCLRIQGNMATVNFLGGLRRVDVTGRLSRIGAGDPFRFIDALCPKSVREDFFSGGTNYYVGATYTQPPLFGRRAFPSLTAYSERRSEYRTFRRDTPLGLLGALQLAGRIPLSMSYQLEYGKTEAQPAYFCGVFNVCDRETINLLGRTNRRTATVGWSALRSTANDIADPSSGSVMRFELRHASPAVGSDNFVKFTRAGVDAAWYFGLPDDGRLVVRFRGGTLLADKSLDGVQRFVPPQERMYAGGPTSVRGFGPNELGPLVYRVGPDRYAVFDSAGATYYRAPADVSRLRPDQPTGGDNVVVLNAELRMRSPAYPELLQLAVFADAGEVWNRSSASARSSFTKLRVTPGVGVRVFSPIGPLRVDVAYGPRESPVGPVYYIDQGDQDLSRRGGEVFCVSPGNTLAITTVQGEFRQAPGACPSSFRPPNRRGFFERLRFNFSIGQAF; encoded by the coding sequence ATGCGGCGGTTCGTGTGGCTGGCGCTCGCGTCGTGCCTGGGCGCGGTGCCCGCGGCTGCACAGCAGGTGTTGTGCGAAGGCGGGCTGCGAGAGGTGAACGCCGTCGACTTTCGCGGCAACACCACCTATCGCGACGACCAGCTCTCGGTGCTCATCGTCACGACGCCGTCTACGTGGGCGCGCCGGCTGTTCCGGATCGTCGGCACCCGACTGTGCTACGACTCCACCGTCGTGCTCCAGGATGCACAGCGACTCGCGTTCTACTACCACGAGCGCGGTTTCCGCGGCACCCGCGTGCGCCCGACGCTCCCCAGGCAGGACGAGAAGTCGGTGGACGTGCGCTTCGACATCAGCGAGGGGCGGCCGCTCCTGATCGACAGTCTCGCGGTGAATGGACTCGAGGACGTGCCGGTGCGTGACCGGGTGCTGCGCAACCTGCCGGTGCGGCTCGGCGATCGCATGGACCGCGCCCTCCTCGATGCGATGCGCGATTCGATCACGCGGCGGTTGCGCAACTCGGGGTACCCGACCGCGGATGTGCTGCGAAATATCGACACCGATACCGCGGCCCTGCGCGCGAAGGTCTGGTTCGAGGCGGCGCCCGGACCGCGGATGCGCATCGGCGCCATCGAGATTGCCGTGAGTCCGGCGCGGGGAACCGGGGAGGCGAGCGTGCGACCGGCTCGGGTGCGCGAGACCCTGGGCATCGATGCCGGCGACGTGTTCAGCCAGCGCGACCTCGAGGGCGTGAAACGCGGACTCTACCTCACCGAAGCCTTCCAGCACGTCGACGTTTCGGTCGACTCGGCCAGCCTGCAAGATCGGGTTGATTCGCTGGTGAAGGTCAACGTGAACCTTGTCGAGGGTGACCTGCGTGGTGCGCGCGCGGCGATCGGGTGGGGTAACTACGACTGCCTGCGCATCCAGGGCAACATGGCGACGGTGAACTTCCTCGGTGGGCTTCGGCGCGTCGACGTGACCGGACGGCTGTCGCGCATCGGCGCCGGAGACCCCTTCAGGTTCATCGACGCCCTGTGCCCGAAGAGCGTGCGAGAGGACTTCTTCAGCGGCGGCACCAACTATTACGTGGGGGCCACCTATACGCAGCCGCCGCTCTTTGGACGACGCGCTTTTCCGTCCCTCACGGCCTACAGCGAACGTCGGTCGGAGTATCGCACGTTCCGTCGTGACACGCCGTTAGGTCTCCTGGGCGCCCTGCAACTCGCCGGACGCATCCCGCTGTCGATGTCGTACCAGCTCGAGTACGGCAAAACGGAGGCACAGCCGGCGTATTTCTGCGGCGTGTTCAACGTGTGTGACCGTGAGACGATCAACCTGCTCGGCAGGACCAATCGCCGCACGGCGACCGTCGGGTGGTCCGCGCTGCGCTCGACGGCAAACGACATCGCCGATCCGTCGAGCGGCTCTGTCATGCGCTTCGAGCTGCGACACGCCTCGCCCGCGGTGGGATCGGACAACTTCGTGAAGTTCACTCGGGCGGGGGTCGATGCCGCCTGGTACTTCGGGCTCCCGGACGATGGCCGGCTCGTGGTGCGGTTTCGCGGTGGGACGCTGCTCGCCGACAAGAGCCTGGACGGCGTGCAGCGTTTCGTGCCTCCGCAGGAGCGCATGTACGCCGGTGGCCCGACCTCCGTGCGCGGGTTCGGGCCTAACGAGCTCGGCCCGCTGGTCTATCGCGTCGGCCCCGACCGCTATGCGGTGTTCGATTCGGCGGGCGCGACCTACTACCGCGCCCCGGCCGATGTGAGCCGCCTGCGACCCGACCAGCCGACGGGTGGCGACAACGTCGTCGTCCTCAACGCCGAGCTGCGGATGCGAAGCCCCGCGTATCCCGAGCTCCTGCAGCTCGCGGTGTTCGCGGACGCGGGCGAGGTATGGAATCGCAGCTCGGCCAGCGCACGTTCCAGTTTCACGAAGCTCCGGGTCACGCCCGGGGTCGGCGTGCGGGTGTTTTCTCCGATCGGACCGCTGCGCGTGGATGTGGCGTATGGGCCACGCGAGTCTCCGGTCGGGCCCGTGTACTACATCGATCAGGGGGACCAGGATCTGAGCCGACGGGGCGGCGAAGTCTTCTGCGTGAGCCCCGGGAACACCCTCGCCATCACCACCGTGCAGGGGGAGTTTCGTCAGGCGCCGGGAGCCTGTCCGTCGTCGTTCCGTCCGCCCAATCGCCGAGGCTTCTTCGAGCGCTTGCGGTTCAACTTCTCGATCGGACAGGCGTTCTAG
- a CDS encoding response regulator: MSYLLVADDNEDMRLMLRDLFRASGHEVSVVGDGMEALEAISVREPDLVVLDNSMPRMTGLEVCRRLKDNPFTARIPVLMLTAQSGVENKVEGFTAGADEYLAKPFDPRELRVRVAALLRLVQREGDRNPTSGLPGGRAIDAEVVRRIERRQGFAVCYLDLDNFKPFADTFGFAIADEVIRGLGAAIRDASTAVNGPANHDFVGHIGGDDFIVVTDQERVRRFVEECTTRCRDVVARAVGGDAAQRGTYRGLDRDGNPREFPLANVSAAVMQVRPETWVSLAHLGQRAADAKRRAKMQGPGGLLFEEA, encoded by the coding sequence GTGAGCTACCTGCTTGTCGCCGACGACAACGAGGACATGCGGCTCATGCTCCGCGACCTCTTTCGAGCGTCGGGGCACGAGGTGTCGGTCGTTGGCGATGGGATGGAAGCGCTCGAAGCGATCAGCGTGCGCGAGCCGGACCTCGTTGTGCTCGACAACTCGATGCCGCGCATGACGGGGCTCGAGGTGTGCCGGCGGCTCAAGGACAACCCGTTCACTGCCCGAATCCCCGTGCTCATGCTCACGGCACAGAGCGGGGTGGAGAACAAGGTGGAGGGGTTTACGGCGGGGGCCGACGAGTACCTTGCCAAGCCGTTCGACCCGCGGGAGCTGCGCGTGCGCGTTGCCGCGCTGTTGCGCCTGGTCCAGCGCGAAGGCGATCGAAATCCGACGAGTGGGCTCCCGGGCGGACGTGCGATCGACGCCGAGGTGGTGCGGCGCATCGAGCGTCGACAGGGGTTTGCGGTCTGCTACCTCGACCTCGACAACTTCAAGCCGTTTGCCGACACCTTTGGCTTTGCGATCGCGGACGAGGTGATCCGCGGGCTCGGGGCCGCCATCCGCGACGCATCGACCGCGGTGAACGGGCCGGCGAATCACGATTTCGTGGGACACATCGGCGGCGACGACTTCATCGTGGTGACCGACCAGGAGCGGGTACGACGCTTCGTTGAAGAGTGTACCACTCGCTGTCGTGATGTCGTCGCGCGTGCGGTGGGCGGCGATGCGGCACAGCGCGGGACCTACCGCGGCCTCGACCGGGACGGGAATCCGCGCGAGTTCCCGCTGGCCAACGTGTCGGCGGCGGTGATGCAGGTGCGACCGGAGACGTGGGTGAGCCTGGCGCACCTTGGGCAGCGCGCTGCCGACGCCAAGCGCCGCGCCAAGATGCAGGGCCCCGGCGGGCTGCTGTTCGAAGAGGCCTGA
- a CDS encoding NAD(P)/FAD-dependent oxidoreductase: protein MNTHDLVDITIIGGGPTGLFARFYAGMRGVSCRIVDALPEPGGQLAALYPEKYIFDVAGFTKVLARDLVRALVEQSRQFGAPEFLNQRVVALEEVDGHFVLVTSTDRFPTRAIVLAAGIGAFTPRRLPQAAAQPWYGRGIHDVMGDPAQYHGKRVVIIGGGDSAFDWTAQLVGKAERVSLVHRTDRFRAHGATVSEVMQAVERGDADLFTFHELHDILAVDAALAGIVLRETKTKATKEVPSDVVLPMLGYVSDLGDVSNWGLTITNDEIHVNSQMETGRPGIWAAGDVTTYPGKLKLIAAGFGEAATAVNQAVHWLHPEKKVAPGHSSNMGIFGQTPD, encoded by the coding sequence ATGAACACCCACGACCTGGTCGACATCACCATCATCGGTGGCGGCCCCACCGGGCTCTTCGCCCGGTTCTATGCCGGCATGCGCGGCGTCAGCTGCCGCATCGTCGATGCGCTCCCGGAACCCGGTGGCCAGCTCGCCGCACTCTATCCCGAGAAGTACATCTTCGACGTGGCGGGCTTCACCAAGGTGTTGGCCCGCGACCTCGTGCGCGCCCTCGTCGAACAGTCCAGACAGTTCGGCGCGCCGGAGTTCCTGAACCAGCGTGTGGTCGCGCTCGAGGAAGTCGACGGGCATTTCGTGCTGGTCACGTCGACCGATCGGTTTCCGACACGCGCGATCGTCCTCGCGGCCGGTATCGGTGCCTTCACGCCGCGTCGGCTGCCGCAGGCCGCCGCTCAGCCCTGGTACGGTCGCGGTATCCACGACGTGATGGGCGACCCCGCGCAGTACCACGGCAAGCGGGTCGTGATCATCGGAGGCGGCGACTCGGCGTTCGACTGGACCGCGCAGCTTGTGGGGAAAGCGGAGCGCGTCTCGCTGGTGCATCGGACCGATCGCTTCCGCGCGCATGGAGCCACCGTCTCGGAAGTGATGCAGGCGGTGGAGCGCGGTGACGCGGATCTGTTCACGTTTCACGAACTGCACGACATCCTCGCGGTGGACGCCGCGCTCGCCGGCATCGTGTTGCGCGAGACGAAGACCAAGGCGACGAAGGAGGTCCCGTCAGACGTCGTGTTGCCGATGCTTGGCTACGTGAGCGATCTGGGTGACGTGTCCAACTGGGGCCTCACCATCACCAACGACGAGATCCACGTGAACTCGCAGATGGAGACGGGTCGGCCGGGAATCTGGGCGGCCGGCGACGTGACCACGTACCCGGGCAAGCTCAAGCTGATTGCCGCCGGATTCGGCGAGGCCGCGACCGCGGTGAACCAGGCCGTGCACTGGCTCCATCCCGAGAAGAAGGTGGCGCCGGGGCATTCGTCGAACATGGGGATCTTTGGACAGACGCCCGACTAG
- a CDS encoding cob(I)yrinic acid a,c-diamide adenosyltransferase yields MRIYTKTGDDGSTGLFGGGRVEKDDARVDAYGEVDELNACLGVVRAVELMPRIDEVVVPIQRDLFSIGALLATPDHARMSEQLAKARLDDARIAELERAIDACDRELEPLKAFILPGGSPKSAALHVARTVCRRAERRVVSLRRSVPIPDVVVVYLNRLSDLLFMLARVANARAGAGEVTW; encoded by the coding sequence ATCAGGATCTACACGAAGACCGGCGATGACGGATCCACCGGACTGTTTGGCGGCGGTCGCGTGGAGAAGGACGACGCGCGCGTCGACGCATACGGCGAGGTGGACGAGCTCAACGCATGCCTCGGCGTCGTTCGTGCGGTCGAACTCATGCCTCGCATCGACGAAGTCGTCGTCCCCATCCAGCGGGATCTGTTCAGTATCGGTGCACTGCTCGCCACGCCCGATCATGCCCGGATGAGCGAGCAATTGGCCAAGGCGCGCCTCGACGACGCACGCATCGCGGAGTTGGAGCGCGCCATCGACGCCTGCGACCGGGAACTGGAACCGCTCAAGGCGTTCATCCTGCCCGGTGGCTCACCAAAGAGCGCGGCGTTGCATGTGGCGCGCACGGTGTGCCGTCGCGCCGAACGACGCGTCGTGTCGCTCCGCCGCTCCGTGCCGATTCCCGATGTCGTGGTCGTCTACCTGAATCGACTCTCCGACCTGCTGTTCATGCTCGCGCGCGTCGCCAACGCCCGCGCCGGCGCCGGCGAAGTCACCTGGTGA
- the aroB gene encoding 3-dehydroquinate synthase, which produces MSTPPVPVAPQVITLLGYEVRVAPWLLDEAGRIATQVARARTWAVITDDHVGPIAAPQLIGSLRHFAPHSRVILRAIHAGEQEKTRESWTQLTDWLLEERCGRDTAIIALGGGVVGDLAGFVAATFMRGVPFVQVPTSLLAMVDASVGGKVGVDTRHGKNLVGAFHQPAAVLVDPTVLQTLPVEHLRAGFAEIVKHGVIADPEYFDAAHRTGVEILGTDPAHVAWHGQALADLVARSVRIKADVVTRDAHEHGLRQVLNFGHTIGHAVELLSDFTMLHGEAISIGMCLEAQLAVHLGLAQPALAERLAGTLRALGLPTILPSGMAPSALLDAMRLDKKARSGTLVFALPSRIGAMADAERGVGVEDAAVERILAEVAS; this is translated from the coding sequence GTGAGCACGCCCCCGGTCCCCGTGGCCCCGCAGGTCATCACTCTGCTCGGCTACGAGGTGCGCGTCGCCCCGTGGCTGCTGGACGAGGCGGGCCGCATCGCCACCCAGGTCGCTCGCGCGCGGACGTGGGCCGTCATCACCGATGACCACGTCGGGCCGATCGCCGCGCCGCAGCTCATTGGGTCTCTCCGGCACTTCGCCCCGCATTCGCGGGTCATCCTGCGCGCCATCCACGCCGGCGAACAGGAAAAGACCCGCGAGTCATGGACGCAGCTTACCGACTGGCTCCTCGAAGAACGATGTGGACGCGACACCGCGATCATCGCCCTCGGCGGCGGCGTGGTGGGCGACCTCGCCGGGTTCGTCGCGGCGACGTTCATGCGTGGCGTCCCCTTCGTGCAGGTGCCGACGTCCCTGCTCGCCATGGTGGACGCCTCCGTGGGCGGCAAGGTCGGCGTCGATACCCGGCATGGAAAGAACCTCGTCGGCGCCTTCCATCAGCCTGCGGCGGTCCTCGTCGATCCGACCGTGCTGCAAACCCTGCCCGTCGAGCACCTGCGCGCAGGCTTCGCCGAGATCGTGAAGCACGGTGTGATCGCCGACCCGGAATACTTCGACGCCGCTCACCGGACCGGCGTCGAGATCCTCGGGACGGACCCCGCCCACGTCGCATGGCACGGCCAGGCCCTCGCCGATCTCGTCGCCAGGAGTGTGCGCATCAAGGCCGACGTCGTGACACGTGACGCACACGAACACGGACTTCGGCAGGTGCTCAACTTCGGGCACACCATCGGCCACGCCGTCGAACTGCTGTCCGACTTCACGATGCTGCACGGCGAGGCCATTTCCATCGGTATGTGCCTCGAGGCGCAGCTCGCCGTGCACCTTGGCCTCGCCCAGCCAGCGCTTGCGGAACGTCTCGCGGGGACCCTGCGCGCCCTCGGGCTGCCGACCATACTGCCATCCGGCATGGCGCCCTCCGCCCTGCTCGACGCGATGCGCCTCGACAAGAAGGCGCGGTCCGGCACGTTGGTCTTTGCGCTGCCGAGCCGGATCGGGGCGATGGCAGACGCGGAACGCGGAGTGGGCGTCGAGGACGCGGCGGTCGAGCGGATCCTGGCCGAGGTGGCCAGCTGA